The genome window GGAGCCTCTTTTACAAAAGGGGTTGAAAACCCATCTCTTTCTATCTTTGCAATAGCCAACTTCTCAAATTCAGAAATAGAAGCATCGTACTTGGAACTGGATTGATGAGCGTGATCTATCAAGGATTGAGGTAGGTGATTGAGTGTGATCTTACCCGTTTCTTTAAGGTTATAATAGGTATGACCTACACCATGTCCTAAGGGTCTTTGCACAAAACTAAATAGCGCCGGATTGCTCCCTAAATGAGTCACACTGCTAAAAACAGCCACATTATCTACACCATCTTTTGATCGAGTGGCCAGTAAATTAGCACTTTTAAATCCCGTGATACTGTTCACCAAGTTGCCCCGATAAATGCGTTCATAATTCTGAAGTTCTTCAAGGCCGATGTGTTTCATTGTTTAACTTATATCTTCAAAGATAAAACAAAACCCTTTTGTATGTGGTTTTTGAAATGTTTAAACTTTATTAAATTGCTGTATGGATTTACAAAAGGTATTTGAGCTCAACAAAGAAACTTGGAATACCAAAACAGGTATTCATTATGAAAGTAAATTTTATGATAAGCAAGCTTTCGCGAAAGCGAGAAACTCATTAAACTCCTACGAGATCAACGCCCTTGGCGAGGTAACCGGCAAGAGTTTACTGCACTTGCAATGCCACTTCGGACAAGACTCATTGAGTTGGGCAAATAAAGGCGCACAAGTAACCGCTGTGGACATCTCTGATAAAGCCATCGAGTTAGGAAAAAAACTAAGCGCCGAATTAGAACTGCCAGTCGACTTTGTGTGCTGTAATGTTTTGGAGACTTCGCAACATGTAAAAGAGCAATTTGACATTGTTTTTACGAGTTATGGCAGCATAGGCTGGTTGCCAGATTTAAAACCTTGGGCGCAAATGATAGCCGAAAGATTACGGCCTGGCGGCCTTTTTTATATGGTGGAGTTCCATCCTATTTTATGGATGTTTCACTACAGTAAAGAAAAACCTATTTTAACATACCATTATTCACAAAACGAAGCCATCTACGATGAATATCCCGGCACCTATGCAGATCCTACTTCAAAAATGATTTCTAAAGAGTACGGATGGAACCATTCTTTGAGCGAAGTGATCCAGTCCTTACTTGATGCAGGTCTAACTTTAGAGCTTTTTGCTGAGCACGATGGCAGTCCCTATGATGTATTTCCTGATATGGAATTGCATGATGACGGACTTTATTATATTAAGGATGGATTAAACCCTTCGATTTTTGAGGTTAAGGTTAGGAAGTAGAAATAAGAATATCGATTATGGAGTATAGATGCTTTAACTGCTGAAAAGAGACCAGAAACAAGAAACGAGAGAAAAGAGGAGTCGCTTTCTCTTCGATAAATCTCGTGACAACCGATCCTATTTTGTTTTCCCAGAAAATTTGGGCTCTAGGCTTTATAATTAAAGAAAGGTATCTGTATACAAATTTATCTGGGATCCACTAAGGGTCGAAATACTCAAAAATACAGTCTAAAGATACAAGACTTTTGAGTTAAATATAATTCTGAAACAGCAAGACAAAAAAAATCCCTTTTCAATAACTTGAAAAGGGATTTTTCTATAGAATGAAATGTATCTCTAAGAGTCCACCACTTCTGCATCTGGTGCATTTTTCATAACGCTTTGGATACCATTATCTCGAGCACTTTCTGACTCGTACATTTCGCTTTTTCCTATGACTTGACCATTGGTAGCGGTAAGGTTAAAATAAGGCTTTCCAGAAGTACTTACTCCTTTAGTATAGCGCTTCTCCTCTTGCGAATTCTTACGAACCGACTCCATACCATTATCCAGAGCTGCTTTAGTCTTATAGCCTTCACTAGCTAATATATTTTGCCCATTACCTGCTTTTAATCTAAAGCGGTATTCTTCTGATTTATTTTTATAAACTTCAAATTTTCCCATGTCCGTATCTTTTATATGGATGCTAAAGATAAAATACTTCTTGGAAATCTAAAAATTAAAACCTAGCTATTAATCCAGCGTTGATACCAAACGGGTGTCCAGGTCGCAAACCAGCTGGTTGTCGAGACACTGCATACTCATTATCCAATACATTAATCATGTTTAAAGTACCAGTCAGGTTTTTATTGAAATTATACCTTCCAGAAATATCAATTATAAAATTACGATCTACCCTTTCTGAAGCTATCGTATTACCTGATCCAGCAACAGTTCTCATTTCTCCTACAAATCTAGCATTGGCATTGATATCAAATTTTGAATGTGACAGACCTGCAAGAAAACTCCATTGATTTTCTGCGATATAAGGAATTTCATCTCCTATGACTACCTCTCCATAAACGTTGCTATCAAAAGCATTTTGGAACTCGGTTTGTGTATGAGTGTAGTTCAAGGTAAGTGGTAATGACCAATTACTATTCCCCTCGAATAGATCATAAGAAAAACTTACTTCTATTCCAGCGACATTTACTTCTCCAGCGTTGAACATATCTGTCGTTCCTCCACCACCGATTGCGGCGAGATCACTTCCTAATAAATTGCTGTAATCATTAAAAAATACCGTAGTTTCTCCTCTTAATCCTTTTATAAGAAAACGAGAACCTAATTCATAGTTAATACTTTCTTCCGCATCTGCATCAGGTGCACTTCCCGGAGGGGAAAATCCTTTATGAACACCTCCAAAGAAAGACCATAGATTATTGATGCGGTAATTTGCTCCTACTCCAGGAATAAAAACATTAACGCTATTTTCCCGAGAGCTCAAGCTTGCACCAGTGCGACCAGGATCATTACTTCCGTAATTATCTCTAGTAAGGGTGATATCCTCATATCTCAAACCTGGAGTTAATGTTAACTTTCCAAAGTTTGCTTTGTAGAGGGCATGAAAAGCAATCGCTTCGGCATCTGACACACGGTTAGCATCTGTACCTCTAGTGGCCGGAGAAGTTAGCGCTAACTGACCGTTTTCTACACCGTATAAATCCACCCATTGGAAGCGATCTTCTTGATCTGTATGGTAACGTACCCCTAATTCTAGATCACTCAAAATATCATTGCCGAATCTTAGATTCACCTTAGATTGAACTCCTCTAGAATAATACACTCGATTGTTTGCTTTTACTCCCAAAACATCTTCGGCAGTATCTTGTCCACTAGAAATAGCATTGTATTCACTTGCGTAAGTCGTGGGATCTGTAAGTATGTTATTAATGGATACCCTACCATTTCCAGTATTTACATAATCGAGTTTGTACCAGTTTCTTTTAAAGTTATTAGAATAAGCTGTAGTTTGAACCGTAATATTATGAGCAGGCTTGATAAGGTGTGTCAATTGAATTTGATCGTGCTCAGTGACAATATTATCAACTGCACTACCTAAGTACCTTCTGTAAGGATTTGTTTCAAAATCTGCGTCAGTGAGACCTAAATAAGTTTCCTTATCTAAGCCTTCACTGTACTGTAACTTTAAAGTTAACGATTGCTGGATTTTTGCAGACGCCTTTGACCTGTAACTTAATTTTCCACTGTAATCATTGCGATCAAAACCGGTGTTTCCTCCATTATCTATACTTTTAAATCCGTCACTACTGAAGTTTAAAAAATCTACCATATAACCCCATTGTTCTCCACTGTCACCTATACGCAGTTCAGTCTGTCTTGAATTATAGTTCCCCATACTCATTCGAGCGTAACCATTTAACTCATTAGGTATAGAGCTAGATACAAAATTGATGGCCCCACCAGTAGTAAAAGGTCCATATTGCACCTGACTGCTACCCTTTAACACTTCTATAGCTTCCATACGAGCTATATTAGGAAAATAATAAGCTGCAGGAGCTGAGTAAGGAGCTGGAGCGATAAGCACCCCGTCTTCCATCAAGGTTATTTTTGAAGATCGCTCAGCTTGTGTACCTCTTAATGAGATATTAGGTCGCAATCCAAAACCATCCTCTTCTGTAACGTTTACACCAGGAATAGAGAGCAAAGCTCTGTTCACGTCCGTATAATTAAATTTGCTCAGGTCTGTTGAAGACATATAGTAAGAGGATCCTGTTCTATTCTGAGCTTCAAACTTACTTCCTATGAGAGAATTAGGCTTGAGATGAATCACTTTTAGATTCTTAACAGAATCTACTGGTTGTTCGTTTTGGGCCTGTGATAGTTGAATACTGACAACTATAACAACGAGACTTAGTATTCTTTTCATTTATTTAGATTAAGTATAAATAGAGTTTTAAATTCGGCTGCAAATTTAAAACGCTTATTTAGATTAAATAAACATAAGGGCTAGTTTTAACAATTGTTATTACTTATACCAAGACGCAAAATCATTGATAAAATATATAGAATGATTCTAAATAAGTCTTTTCTAACTGATAGGTAGGTGGATACTCATCTGTTTTGTTGAATGATCTGTTGGGAAGTTTCGCTTTCGCGAAAGCGAAAAAATAAAAAATAAAAACTTGATCATACCCTACATAAAAATTACTGCCACTTTCATTGATCAGACTTAGGGTATATCTATAGAAAACAATTTGGTCCAGACAACTATCAACGACTTAGACCAACTCTGCTTCAAAAAGCTCTGTAAAATAAATTTTGATTTTGGACTTCACTTCTTCTAGGTCTACTTCCCTCTTCAATTCTGTAGCTAGAGAAGTCACTGCTTTATCGTCAATACCGCATGGAATGATATGATCAAAGTACCCCAAATTTGTATTGACATTAAAGGCAAAACCGTGCATGGTCACCCAACGACTTGCGCGAACTCCTAGAGCACAAATCTTGCGAGCAAATGGAGTTCCTACATCCAGCCACACGCCAGTCTCTCCATCACTACGTTCTCCTTTGAGGCCATAATCGGCTAGGATTTTAATGAAAATTTCTTCTAGAAAACGAAGGTATTTGTGAATGTCGGTAAAGAAATTGTCCAGATCGAGAATGGGATAGCCCGTAATCTGTCCAGGCCCGTGATAGGTAATATCACCACCTCGATTGATCTTGTAAAAAGTAGCTCCTATTTTTTCAAGCAAAGCTTTATTTGCCAGTAGATTTTCAAGATCACCACTTTTACCTAAGGTATACACGTGATCGTGTTCTACAAAAAGTAAATGGTTAGATGTCTCCAGTCCAGCATCTTCTCGTCTGTTTTTGATTTTAGTATTTAGAACATTCTTAAAAAGTTCTTCTTGGTAATCCCAAGTCTCCTTGTAATCCTTGCGACCTAGATCCTGAAAATTAACTTTTTTATTCATGTTACAAAGGTAAAAGTAAGAAGTCGGTTTACCTTGAAGATAGTATAAGATTTACCTATCTGGATTATTCAAAATAATCAAGGCAGCAATCACACCAGGAATCCAACCTAGTAGGGTGAGAATAAAAACAATAATAATAGAACCGCAACCTTTGCCTATAACAGCTAGTGGTGGGAAGATAACAGAAAGAATAACACGCCAGATGCTCATAAATTGATTATTGATTATTGATTATTGGTTATTGGTTATTGGTTATTGGTTATTGGTTATTGGTTATTGGTTATTGGTTATTGGTTATTGGTTATTGGTTATTGGTTATTGGTTATTGGTTATTGGTTATTGGTTATTGGTTATTGGTTATTGGTTATTGGTTATTGGTTATTGGTTATTGGTTATTGGTTATTGGTTATTGGTTATTGGTTATTGGTTATTGGTTATTGGTTATTGGTTATTTTTTTGCTTCGCAAAAAAATAAAATTCCTCATGCCCCATTACTCATTACTCATGCCTCATGCCCAATAAATAAGACCCTAAAAAAAACATTTTGTTACACATTAGGAAATCACTGTTTCAAAAGTCACCTTAATATATAACATCATATGCAACTTGATGAACTGTTTGGGGATTATGACCCTATCTAAGAGCGAAGAAAAATTCGTTTCCCGTTTTAGACTTTAATTTGGATATTGATTTTGATTTTATTCTACCTTTGCATGCTTAATTCAAAGAAACAATATGCAACTTTCTGAACAAGAAATCGTACGCCGTGAAAAACTCGGCAAGCTGCGTGAGATGGGAATAGACCCTTATCCAGCAGCGCTTTATCCAGTAGATTTCACCTCTAAAAAGATAAAAGCCGATTTCCAAGAAGGTAAACAGGTGGTTATTGCTGGACGTTTAATGCGCAAGAAGATACAAGGAAAAGCTTCTTTCGGAGAGATTCAAGATGCTGATGGACGTATTCAGGTTTATTTTAACCGAGACGAAATTTGTCCAGGTGATGATAAATCCATGTATAATGATGTGTTTAAAAAGTTATTAGACCTCGGTGATTTTATAGGAATCAAAGGAGAACTTTTTAAGACGCAAGTAGGTGAAATAACCGTTAACATTAAGGAATATACCTTATTGAGTAAGGCCTTAAAACCATTACCACTTCCTAAAAAGAATGCGGAAGGAAAGACCTACGATGAATTTAACGATCCAGAAACACGTTACAGACAGCGCTATGCAGATCTTGCAGTGAATCCGCATGTAAAGGAAGTATTTATTAAAAGAACCAAGCTTTTTAATGCCATGCGATCGTTTTTTAATGAACGTGAGTATTTTGAAGTAGAAACTCCTATTCTACAGCCTATTCCTGGTGGTGCCGCAGCGCGTCCTTTTAAAACGCATCACAACTCCCTAGACATGCCACTTTATATGCGTATTGCAAATGAGTTGTACTTAAAAAGATTGATCGTAGGTGGTTTTGACGGTGTGTATGAATTCAGTAAAAACTTCCGTAACGAAGGAATGGATCGCACGCACAATCCAGAATTTACAGCGATGGAAATATATGTAGCTTACAAAGACTACAACTGGATGATGGACTTCACAGAGGAGCTTCTTGAGAATTGCGCGGTAAGCGTGAATGGAGAAACAACCAGCCAGTTTGGAGAACACAAAATTGAATGGAAAGCACCTTACCCTAGAATAACCATGCGCCAGTCGATTATTGATTTCACAGGCTTTGATATTGATGGGAAAAATGAGGAAGAGTTGTTCGCTTTCGCGAAAGCGGAAGGAATAGAAGTCAACGCCACCATGGGGAAAGGAAAGTTAATCGACGAGATCTTCGGAGAGAAATGTGAAGGTCAGTATATCCAGCCTACGTTTATCACAGATTATCCTAAAGAAATGTCCCCCCTGTGCAAGCAACACCGAGATAATCCAGAATTAACCGAGCGTTTTGAATTAATGGTTTGTGGTAAAGAAATCGCAAATGCCTATTCAGAATTAAACGATCCTATAGATCAAAGAGAGCGTTTTGAAGCACAACTTGCCCTTGCCGATCGTGGTGATGATGAGGCGATGTTTATTGATCAAGACTTCTTAAGAGCACTGGAATACGGTATGCCTCCTACTTCTGGATTAGGAATAGGAATGGATAGATTGATCATGTATTTAACCAATAATCCATCGATTCAGGAAGTGCTGTTCTTCCCACAAATGAAGCCAGAAAACACTGTTTCAGTGGAGCTTAATGAAGAGGAACAGTCGGTTTTTGATTTGCTTTCTAAGTCAGGAAAAATCGAATTGGACGCTTTAAAAGATCAAGCTGGATTAAGTAACAAGAAATGGGATAAAGCTATCAAAGGACTTACTGGTAAGAAAGTAGCTAAAGTTTCTAAAACCGATGAAGGGCTTTTTGTGGAAGTGGTTTAATCACAGCTACAATAGTTAAAAACCTGCTTATTATAACTGATAGGCAGGTTTTCTATTTTAAATAGTTGGAGGTTTCATTGATTTATTCTAATAATAATTCTAACAATACTTTTGTTTTATCAAAAGAAGGGCTCGGAGCTTGCTCATCATAAACTTTTCCTTCTTGATCTATAATTATAAATCTAGGAATGGAACTAATGCCGTAAGCCTCCATAAATTTACTGTCAAAAGAATTATCTGCAAATAGTTGTACTCCTTCTAGGCTCTCGCTTTCTACCATATTTTTCCAGCTATTGTAAGCTTTCTCATCATCTACAGATATACTTATAAAAACAATATCCTCTTTACGGAAATACTCCTCTAGTTTTTTTAAATAAGGTATTTGCTTTTTACAAGGAGCACACCAAGTTGCCCAAACATCTATATAAATCAACTTACCTTTAAAATCTTCTAATGACACTTTGTTACCATCAATATCCTCGTAAGTAAATGAAGGTGATACATCTCCTTTATGTATTAGAAATAAAGAATCCAGCTTTTCTTTAGCTGCTGTAACAAATTCTTCACTTGTGGAGTATTTTTTAATAAGGTTATAATAATCCTCTGCTGTATCTTTATTTCGAGTAATTTTAGAATAGAATCCAATAAAAATACTATTCAACACCTCGTTATTACTGATTTCACGAAATTTATTATCCATATTTTCAAATCCATCCTCTGCTTCAATACGTTTTGACCAGATAGAGTTTACTAAGTAATAATAGTAAGGTTGAGTTTTATAATCTGACATGTTCTCCAAATCAATTCCTTTCAACTCTTCATAAAATGCATTTGACGGATTAATTTCTTTACCTAAATTATATTTATAAATGTTTTGGAAGTTTTGTATGCTAAATAAATAATTGAATTGAAGAGATTTCTCTTCTTGCTTGATAAAAGACTGCTTGACGTTGTACTCAGAAAGTTCCTTTTGAAGTCTTGTTTTTAAATTACTAATATTTTCAAGAAATTTATTTTCATCAACATCATAGAACACCTCTACTTCTTTGGTAATTTCTTTGGTGAGTCGTGCTTTTTTTGAAAGATATTTATTTTTTTGAGCACCAACACCTTTGAATTGCAAGGTCCCTTCTAAATCACTAGCATCAAAGTAAATTTCCAATCTGTCTTTAGCATCTAAATGTACATAAATCGACTCCCGCCCATATTCAAGTAAGTAAAAGCTTGTGTCCAAGGGTGCTTTTAAATTAAAATCCCCATTTGAATCAACTGTCGCAGTATGGATTGGGCGATCATTTATTGTTTTAATAGTAACCTTATCAAAACTTGAATTCTCTACCGAGCCTTTAATTTGAGTTTGATAAACAATTGTACGGGCAAAGCCTGCAGTTCCTATAAACAGGCTCATTAATATAAATAGATTTTTAATCATTATAGCAAAGGTGTTGGAGTTCAGAGTTAAATAGGAGAAAAGTTAAGATCCACCTGATCCAAAGGTAAAAAAGTATTGCAAATCAAAAGTTTTTCTAGGCTCAAATTAAACCTTATTAAAAAAACTACGTCATATAATTATAACATTAAAAGGAATAAGAATGAAAAAGTTAATGATTTTAGTAGCAATACTAGCAGTAGGTTTTGCAAATGCTCAACCTGGAGAAAGGAATTTAACTCCAGAACAATTAGCATCGATTCAATCTAAAAAAATGACTCTTGTTTTAGATCTTGGTAACAAACAACAAGCGCAAGTAGAAAAATTATTATTGGTAAACGCTAAAGAACGCCAAGCTCATAAAATGAGTAGAGAAGATAGAGCCCAACTTACTGATGTACAAAAAGCGGCAAAAATGGAGACCATGCTGGATAAGAAAATCACGATAAAACGTAAAATGAAGAATATTTTAAATGCAGATCAATACAGCAAATGGGAAGAAATGAAGGCTAAAAGAGCAGAAAGAAAAAGGGGAAAAAACAAAAGAGGTGAAAGAAGAGATCGCAACAATTAATGGTTGAAATGGACTGCTTTTAGTAATTAACTTTCCCGTTATCAGAGCTGGTTTCATAATTGA of Nonlabens sp. Ci31 contains these proteins:
- a CDS encoding flavin reductase family protein codes for the protein MKHIGLEELQNYERIYRGNLVNSITGFKSANLLATRSKDGVDNVAVFSSVTHLGSNPALFSFVQRPLGHGVGHTYYNLKETGKITLNHLPQSLIDHAHQSSSKYDASISEFEKLAIAKIERDGFSTPFVKEAPVQLAAEYVNEYYLEENKCILVICKITDIFLNEDHLAEDGWVDLGKAGTVTINGLDGYAVAKVEKRLSYAQLDKDLEEISMKTGKEE
- a CDS encoding class I SAM-dependent methyltransferase, whose amino-acid sequence is MDLQKVFELNKETWNTKTGIHYESKFYDKQAFAKARNSLNSYEINALGEVTGKSLLHLQCHFGQDSLSWANKGAQVTAVDISDKAIELGKKLSAELELPVDFVCCNVLETSQHVKEQFDIVFTSYGSIGWLPDLKPWAQMIAERLRPGGLFYMVEFHPILWMFHYSKEKPILTYHYSQNEAIYDEYPGTYADPTSKMISKEYGWNHSLSEVIQSLLDAGLTLELFAEHDGSPYDVFPDMELHDDGLYYIKDGLNPSIFEVKVRK
- a CDS encoding YegP family protein, with translation MGKFEVYKNKSEEYRFRLKAGNGQNILASEGYKTKAALDNGMESVRKNSQEEKRYTKGVSTSGKPYFNLTATNGQVIGKSEMYESESARDNGIQSVMKNAPDAEVVDS
- a CDS encoding TonB-dependent receptor family protein — protein: MKRILSLVVIVVSIQLSQAQNEQPVDSVKNLKVIHLKPNSLIGSKFEAQNRTGSSYYMSSTDLSKFNYTDVNRALLSIPGVNVTEEDGFGLRPNISLRGTQAERSSKITLMEDGVLIAPAPYSAPAAYYFPNIARMEAIEVLKGSSQVQYGPFTTGGAINFVSSSIPNELNGYARMSMGNYNSRQTELRIGDSGEQWGYMVDFLNFSSDGFKSIDNGGNTGFDRNDYSGKLSYRSKASAKIQQSLTLKLQYSEGLDKETYLGLTDADFETNPYRRYLGSAVDNIVTEHDQIQLTHLIKPAHNITVQTTAYSNNFKRNWYKLDYVNTGNGRVSINNILTDPTTYASEYNAISSGQDTAEDVLGVKANNRVYYSRGVQSKVNLRFGNDILSDLELGVRYHTDQEDRFQWVDLYGVENGQLALTSPATRGTDANRVSDAEAIAFHALYKANFGKLTLTPGLRYEDITLTRDNYGSNDPGRTGASLSSRENSVNVFIPGVGANYRINNLWSFFGGVHKGFSPPGSAPDADAEESINYELGSRFLIKGLRGETTVFFNDYSNLLGSDLAAIGGGGTTDMFNAGEVNVAGIEVSFSYDLFEGNSNWSLPLTLNYTHTQTEFQNAFDSNVYGEVVIGDEIPYIAENQWSFLAGLSHSKFDINANARFVGEMRTVAGSGNTIASERVDRNFIIDISGRYNFNKNLTGTLNMINVLDNEYAVSRQPAGLRPGHPFGINAGLIARF
- the lipB gene encoding lipoyl(octanoyl) transferase LipB translates to MNKKVNFQDLGRKDYKETWDYQEELFKNVLNTKIKNRREDAGLETSNHLLFVEHDHVYTLGKSGDLENLLANKALLEKIGATFYKINRGGDITYHGPGQITGYPILDLDNFFTDIHKYLRFLEEIFIKILADYGLKGERSDGETGVWLDVGTPFARKICALGVRASRWVTMHGFAFNVNTNLGYFDHIIPCGIDDKAVTSLATELKREVDLEEVKSKIKIYFTELFEAELV
- a CDS encoding YqaE/Pmp3 family membrane protein; the protein is MSIWRVILSVIFPPLAVIGKGCGSIIIVFILTLLGWIPGVIAALIILNNPDR
- the lysS gene encoding lysine--tRNA ligase is translated as MQLSEQEIVRREKLGKLREMGIDPYPAALYPVDFTSKKIKADFQEGKQVVIAGRLMRKKIQGKASFGEIQDADGRIQVYFNRDEICPGDDKSMYNDVFKKLLDLGDFIGIKGELFKTQVGEITVNIKEYTLLSKALKPLPLPKKNAEGKTYDEFNDPETRYRQRYADLAVNPHVKEVFIKRTKLFNAMRSFFNEREYFEVETPILQPIPGGAAARPFKTHHNSLDMPLYMRIANELYLKRLIVGGFDGVYEFSKNFRNEGMDRTHNPEFTAMEIYVAYKDYNWMMDFTEELLENCAVSVNGETTSQFGEHKIEWKAPYPRITMRQSIIDFTGFDIDGKNEEELFAFAKAEGIEVNATMGKGKLIDEIFGEKCEGQYIQPTFITDYPKEMSPLCKQHRDNPELTERFELMVCGKEIANAYSELNDPIDQRERFEAQLALADRGDDEAMFIDQDFLRALEYGMPPTSGLGIGMDRLIMYLTNNPSIQEVLFFPQMKPENTVSVELNEEEQSVFDLLSKSGKIELDALKDQAGLSNKKWDKAIKGLTGKKVAKVSKTDEGLFVEVV
- a CDS encoding TlpA family protein disulfide reductase, translated to MSLFIGTAGFARTIVYQTQIKGSVENSSFDKVTIKTINDRPIHTATVDSNGDFNLKAPLDTSFYLLEYGRESIYVHLDAKDRLEIYFDASDLEGTLQFKGVGAQKNKYLSKKARLTKEITKEVEVFYDVDENKFLENISNLKTRLQKELSEYNVKQSFIKQEEKSLQFNYLFSIQNFQNIYKYNLGKEINPSNAFYEELKGIDLENMSDYKTQPYYYYLVNSIWSKRIEAEDGFENMDNKFREISNNEVLNSIFIGFYSKITRNKDTAEDYYNLIKKYSTSEEFVTAAKEKLDSLFLIHKGDVSPSFTYEDIDGNKVSLEDFKGKLIYIDVWATWCAPCKKQIPYLKKLEEYFRKEDIVFISISVDDEKAYNSWKNMVESESLEGVQLFADNSFDSKFMEAYGISSIPRFIIIDQEGKVYDEQAPSPSFDKTKVLLELLLE